A genome region from Nodosilinea sp. FACHB-141 includes the following:
- a CDS encoding HAD family hydrolase: MGEVQPLPSHGFSPRPQLLATDMDGTLTRQGKFTPALLQGLEQLQGLGLPVMIVTGRSAGWVNGLAHYLPVVGAMAENGGIYFPHNGPPEPLVEIPNLVAHRQLLQKAFTQLQWRWPKLRESDDNRFRLTDWTFDIEGLTQADLDEMAELCQSLAWGFTYSTVQCHLFTLGQSKAAGLQRVLERYFAPIAAAEVLTVGDSPNDESMFNPALFPQSVGVANVVEYWPRLTYHPAYVTQATEVAGFLELVEALVQNF; this comes from the coding sequence ATGGGCGAAGTTCAACCATTACCCAGCCACGGGTTTTCACCCCGACCCCAGCTGCTAGCCACCGACATGGATGGCACCCTCACCCGCCAGGGCAAGTTTACCCCCGCCCTACTACAAGGGCTAGAACAGCTCCAGGGTTTAGGTCTGCCGGTGATGATTGTCACCGGGCGATCGGCAGGATGGGTGAATGGCCTCGCCCACTATCTCCCCGTAGTTGGGGCCATGGCCGAAAACGGCGGCATCTACTTTCCTCACAACGGTCCGCCAGAGCCATTAGTTGAAATTCCCAACCTGGTTGCCCACCGCCAGCTGCTGCAAAAGGCCTTTACTCAACTGCAGTGGCGGTGGCCTAAGCTGCGCGAGTCAGACGACAATCGCTTTCGTCTCACCGACTGGACGTTTGACATTGAGGGCCTAACCCAGGCCGATTTAGATGAAATGGCAGAGCTGTGCCAATCGCTGGCCTGGGGGTTTACCTACAGCACCGTGCAGTGCCACCTGTTTACGCTGGGCCAGTCTAAGGCGGCGGGCTTGCAACGGGTGCTTGAGCGCTACTTCGCACCGATCGCCGCCGCTGAGGTCTTGACCGTGGGCGACAGTCCCAACGACGAGAGCATGTTTAACCCAGCCCTGTTTCCCCAGTCGGTGGGGGTGGCCAATGTGGTCGAATACTGGCCTCGGCTTACCTATCACCCCGCCTACGTCACCCAAGCCACCGAGGTGGCCGGGTTTTTAGAACTCGTAGAAGCTTTAGTGCAGAATTTTTAG
- the prmC gene encoding peptide chain release factor N(5)-glutamine methyltransferase, whose product MTASDRAATGAELWAWREKALAEAQAAGVDADEVDWLLMAVADVERLSLRLGTVHQRSQITLRYSLAELERRWQQRLTERTPVQYLVGETPWRDLMLTVSPAVLIPRPETELIIDLAEAAIARSPLRDQLAQGIWVDMGTGSGAIALGLAQTFPSARILAVDFSAEALAIAQGNADRAGLQNCIAFYNGSWFEPLTSYRGQLSAIVSNPPYIPSALLPTLQPEVINHEPASALDGGDDGLDDLRLLAAQAPKYLVPGGLWLVEMMTGQGEAVASLLEAQGGYRDIQICLDLAGRDRFVQAIYAPKL is encoded by the coding sequence ATGACAGCTAGCGATCGCGCTGCGACGGGAGCGGAATTGTGGGCCTGGCGCGAAAAGGCGTTGGCAGAGGCTCAGGCGGCGGGAGTTGACGCTGACGAAGTGGACTGGCTGCTGATGGCGGTGGCGGATGTGGAGCGGCTGTCGCTGCGGTTGGGCACGGTGCACCAGCGATCGCAGATCACTCTCCGCTATTCTCTAGCCGAATTGGAGCGTCGCTGGCAGCAGCGCCTTACGGAGCGAACCCCCGTGCAATACCTGGTGGGCGAAACTCCCTGGCGCGACCTAATGTTGACCGTGTCTCCGGCGGTGCTTATCCCTCGCCCTGAGACCGAGCTAATAATTGATCTGGCCGAGGCTGCGATTGCCCGTAGCCCCCTCAGAGATCAGCTGGCCCAAGGCATTTGGGTCGATATGGGAACCGGCAGTGGTGCGATTGCTTTGGGTCTCGCCCAAACCTTTCCGTCGGCTCGCATCTTGGCGGTAGATTTTAGTGCTGAAGCGCTGGCGATCGCTCAGGGCAACGCAGACCGCGCAGGCTTACAGAATTGCATCGCGTTCTACAACGGATCTTGGTTTGAACCGTTAACGTCCTACCGAGGCCAGCTCAGCGCTATTGTGTCTAACCCGCCCTATATTCCCTCGGCGCTGCTGCCGACGCTTCAACCCGAGGTGATCAACCACGAACCCGCCAGTGCCTTGGATGGCGGCGATGATGGCCTGGATGATCTCCGCCTGCTTGCCGCCCAGGCTCCCAAATATTTGGTGCCGGGGGGGCTTTGGCTAGTAGAAATGATGACGGGGCAGGGAGAGGCTGTAGCCTCCTTGCTAGAAGCGCAGGGAGGCTACCGCGACATTCAAATATGTCTGGATTTGGCGGGGCGCGATCGCTTTGTGCAGGCGATCTACGCCCCCAAACTCTAG
- a CDS encoding DUF2442 domain-containing protein: MTTLVLETEPLATAVVIDHEKLVVELADGRSLAIPLDWYPRLLHGSSQERNDWQLLGDGYAIEWPQLDEHIGTEGLLAGRRSSESQRSLARWLAARQA, encoded by the coding sequence ATGACTACTTTAGTTCTTGAAACTGAACCACTGGCTACTGCCGTAGTCATAGACCATGAAAAACTGGTGGTTGAGTTGGCCGATGGTCGCAGCCTAGCGATTCCCCTAGACTGGTACCCTCGGTTGCTGCATGGGTCTTCCCAAGAAAGAAACGACTGGCAACTGCTAGGTGATGGCTATGCCATTGAATGGCCGCAGCTAGATGAACATATTGGTACCGAGGGATTGCTGGCTGGAAGGCGCAGTAGCGAAAGTCAGCGATCGCTAGCCCGGTGGTTAGCAGCTCGCCAAGCTTGA
- a CDS encoding NAD(P)(+) transhydrogenase (Re/Si-specific) subunit beta: MENNLVTTAYIVASALFILSLAGLSQPETAKRGNLLGILGMAIAFGATALICQGYPVQIGSIGLGVLVGVLAAARVAMTDMPEMVALLNSFVGLAAVLVGFAEYLQPSAALTGTDITVHRVEIYIGVFIGIVTFTGSMIAVAKLRGWVPSRAVLLPARHVFTLGMLGAIAVLVAPFLTATGSPGMWILAAMTAIAGIFGIVIVMAIGGADMAVVISLLNSYSGLASAAAGFMLNNDLLIITGALVGSSGAILSYIMCKGMNRSFVNVLLGGFGETASSGKAAALEGSATSTTTGEVVELLANAQSVVIVPGYGMAVAQAQHPVAEITRLLRAQGKQVRFGIHPVAGRMPGHMNVLLAEANVPYDIVLEMDEINDDLSHTDVVLVVGANDTVNPSAKNDPNSPIAGMPVMEVWEADTVVVLKRGMSSGYAGVENPLFFNDNTLMLFGDAKTNVNGILAQLSTSTAPAPAPALAAA, encoded by the coding sequence ATGGAAAACAACCTCGTAACCACTGCTTACATCGTCGCCAGCGCTCTCTTCATCCTCAGTCTGGCGGGGCTGTCGCAGCCAGAAACCGCTAAGCGGGGCAACCTGCTGGGCATTCTCGGCATGGCGATCGCCTTTGGGGCCACGGCGCTGATTTGCCAGGGCTACCCCGTCCAGATTGGCTCCATCGGCCTCGGTGTGCTGGTGGGTGTGCTAGCCGCTGCCCGCGTAGCGATGACCGATATGCCCGAAATGGTGGCGCTGCTCAACAGCTTTGTGGGCCTGGCCGCTGTTCTAGTCGGCTTTGCCGAATACCTCCAGCCCAGTGCCGCGCTCACGGGCACGGATATTACCGTTCACCGGGTGGAAATCTATATTGGCGTGTTCATTGGCATCGTCACCTTTACCGGGTCGATGATTGCGGTGGCTAAGCTGCGAGGCTGGGTGCCCAGCCGGGCGGTGCTGCTGCCCGCGCGCCACGTATTCACGCTGGGAATGCTGGGGGCGATCGCAGTCCTCGTCGCACCCTTTCTCACCGCTACCGGCAGCCCAGGAATGTGGATTTTAGCGGCGATGACGGCGATTGCAGGCATCTTTGGCATCGTAATCGTGATGGCGATCGGCGGGGCCGATATGGCGGTAGTGATTTCACTGCTCAACAGCTATTCGGGTCTGGCCTCAGCGGCAGCGGGCTTTATGCTCAACAATGACCTGCTGATCATTACTGGGGCGCTGGTCGGCAGCAGCGGCGCCATTCTCAGCTACATCATGTGCAAAGGCATGAACCGCTCCTTCGTCAACGTGCTGCTGGGCGGCTTTGGAGAAACCGCTAGCTCCGGCAAGGCGGCTGCCCTAGAGGGCAGTGCCACTAGCACCACCACCGGCGAAGTCGTCGAACTGCTGGCCAACGCCCAGAGCGTAGTCATTGTCCCCGGCTACGGCATGGCCGTGGCCCAAGCCCAGCACCCCGTGGCGGAGATCACCCGCCTGCTCCGCGCCCAGGGCAAACAGGTGCGGTTCGGCATCCACCCCGTGGCGGGCCGCATGCCCGGCCACATGAACGTACTACTGGCCGAGGCCAACGTGCCCTACGATATCGTGCTGGAGATGGACGAAATCAATGACGACTTGTCCCACACCGATGTGGTGCTGGTGGTCGGTGCCAACGACACCGTTAACCCCAGCGCCAAAAATGACCCCAATAGCCCGATCGCCGGCATGCCCGTGATGGAAGTTTGGGAAGCCGATACCGTAGTAGTGCTCAAGCGCGGCATGTCGTCGGGCTATGCCGGAGTCGAGAATCCGCTGTTCTTTAACGACAACACGCTGATGCTGTTTGGCGATGCCAAAACCAACGTCAACGGCATTTTGGCTCAGCTCTCCACCTCAACAGCTCCCGCCCCGGCCCCTGCCCTCGCCGCAGCCTAA
- a CDS encoding DUF4160 domain-containing protein: protein MPTVLQVGPYSFIFFSSDRGEPAHIHVKRDRQIAKFWLSPVTLEKNRGFKDYELNKIAEIVEENQDILLEAWHDYFSS from the coding sequence ATGCCTACCGTGCTTCAGGTCGGGCCTTACAGCTTTATCTTCTTCAGTTCCGATCGAGGTGAACCTGCTCACATCCACGTTAAGCGCGATCGCCAAATCGCCAAGTTTTGGCTAAGCCCAGTTACATTAGAGAAAAATCGTGGTTTCAAAGACTACGAACTCAACAAGATTGCCGAAATTGTCGAGGAAAACCAAGACATTCTTCTAGAGGCATGGCATGACTACTTTAGTTCTTGA
- the pntA gene encoding Re/Si-specific NAD(P)(+) transhydrogenase subunit alpha codes for MTIAAPKDNSVAAPLDAAPLGLKVGIPKEVFAGEQRVAATPETAKKLQKLGFEVLVETQAGAGASFTDSAYEAAGCTVVADAISLWEAADVVLKVRSPQHHPALDRHEATLLKPEQTLVSFIWPAQNPELLTQLADQGGTVLAMDSVPRISRAQKLDALSSMANIGGYRAVIEAASHFGRCFTGQITAAGKMPPAKVMVIGVGVAGLAAIGAAKSLGAIVKAFDTRLVVKEQVQSLGAEFLELHFEEDGSGEGGYAKVMSPAFIAAEMALFAQQAKDVDIIITTALIPGKPAPLLITQEMVESMKPGSVVVDLAAEQGGNCEVTEPGQVITHNGVTIIGLTDLPSRMASQASQLYGNNLVHLLSDLGGAENFTVNMEDQVIRATTVIHNGQVTWPPPKVEAPAPSVSPTSPTSPTAEEIPAAKSWFSQLLWPVLIGLACVAIGLWAPASFMTHLTVFVLASFLGWKVIWDVSPSLHTPLMSVTNAISGIIIIGGMLQISNNIASPMTILGAIALFLGTVNIAGGFMVSQRMLNMFHK; via the coding sequence ATGACCATTGCAGCACCCAAAGACAATTCTGTAGCCGCTCCCTTAGATGCTGCCCCTCTAGGGCTTAAGGTAGGCATTCCGAAGGAGGTGTTTGCGGGCGAACAGCGGGTCGCCGCCACCCCCGAAACCGCTAAAAAACTGCAAAAGCTAGGCTTTGAGGTCTTGGTTGAAACCCAGGCCGGAGCCGGGGCCAGCTTTACTGACAGCGCCTACGAAGCCGCTGGCTGCACGGTAGTGGCCGATGCCATCAGCCTGTGGGAAGCCGCCGATGTCGTGCTGAAGGTGCGATCGCCCCAGCACCATCCCGCCCTCGATCGCCACGAGGCCACCCTGCTCAAGCCCGAGCAAACCCTAGTCAGCTTTATCTGGCCCGCCCAAAACCCCGAGCTGCTGACCCAGCTAGCCGACCAGGGCGGCACTGTCCTAGCGATGGATTCGGTCCCCCGCATTTCTCGAGCCCAAAAGCTCGATGCCCTCAGCTCGATGGCCAACATCGGCGGCTACCGAGCGGTGATCGAGGCCGCCAGCCACTTTGGCCGCTGCTTTACCGGCCAGATCACCGCCGCGGGCAAAATGCCCCCGGCCAAGGTGATGGTGATTGGGGTTGGCGTGGCTGGGCTGGCCGCGATCGGGGCTGCCAAGAGTTTGGGGGCGATCGTTAAAGCCTTTGACACCCGCCTGGTGGTCAAAGAGCAGGTGCAAAGCCTGGGCGCAGAGTTTCTCGAGCTGCACTTCGAAGAAGACGGCAGCGGCGAGGGCGGCTACGCCAAGGTGATGAGCCCAGCCTTTATCGCCGCCGAAATGGCCCTGTTTGCTCAACAGGCCAAAGATGTCGACATCATCATCACCACGGCGCTGATCCCCGGCAAACCAGCGCCGCTGCTGATCACCCAGGAGATGGTCGAGAGCATGAAGCCCGGCTCGGTAGTCGTAGACCTAGCTGCCGAGCAGGGGGGCAACTGCGAAGTCACCGAGCCCGGCCAGGTGATTACCCACAACGGCGTCACCATCATTGGCCTGACCGACCTGCCCAGCCGCATGGCCTCCCAGGCCAGCCAGCTCTACGGCAATAACCTGGTGCACCTGCTCAGCGACTTGGGCGGAGCCGAAAATTTCACCGTCAACATGGAAGACCAGGTGATTCGCGCCACCACCGTGATTCACAACGGCCAAGTGACCTGGCCCCCTCCCAAGGTAGAAGCCCCCGCTCCCAGCGTCTCCCCCACCTCCCCGACCTCCCCCACCGCTGAGGAAATTCCCGCTGCTAAGTCCTGGTTTAGTCAGCTGCTCTGGCCCGTGCTAATTGGCCTGGCCTGTGTGGCTATCGGCCTTTGGGCTCCCGCCTCGTTTATGACCCACCTGACGGTCTTTGTCCTCGCCAGCTTCCTTGGGTGGAAAGTGATTTGGGACGTGTCGCCCAGCCTACATACTCCCCTGATGAGCGTCACCAACGCCATCAGCGGCATCATCATCATCGGCGGCATGCTGCAAATTTCTAATAACATCGCCTCACCAATGACGATATTAGGGGCGATCGCCCTCTTCCTTGGCACCGTTAACATCGCCGGGGGCTTTATGGTGTCGCAGCGCATGCTGAACATGTTTCACAAGTAA
- a CDS encoding D-Ala-D-Ala carboxypeptidase family metallohydrolase translates to MSTLAPDQRNYYYLLEGERAGVHKPILAALYAVHNQPQLTDGETGLGIAPVNQVDMGEVDTFAAQVHYAANTLRSLTNGLIEQGWSGADIWDVSVGRYSDRFLQAVANGFTPAEGDRDAAQLEPSDAAALLQAYLEDISTGYSGAQLPQNVSQLDSALLAFAERVPPNYGRLDFQRQAMVEAVRLWRQLNTAAAVYDVLNVPVVGQVPDEAALDNALVAFMQSVGRYYAGYPNQREALIRLVQLWRAMDAREEAIAWLLTNDPFAHETNLETLDSALLAFVQKIPSLYNGQGDLRFALTDGYRRWFNLDSRTTAIQQLGVNPDDLAQNTDNPAALVTTARTLDRALLDFAANIPTTYTPTEDQREALIRLVQLWRRLEGRIPAIQSLFEDLRRLERAAPSSPEAMPAPVPAPPPPRPAQWTPNNIQLDASIVPNGNFTWSEATRGGVRMPSNQATVEAIVRIAVLAQQARDRIGRPFLITSWYRPAEIDSRVGGASDSRHIVGDAIDFYCMGLTGNQIYWALDPWWPGGLGRYSQFPALVHLDARGSKVRWTR, encoded by the coding sequence ATGAGCACGTTAGCACCCGATCAGCGCAACTATTACTATCTATTGGAAGGGGAGCGAGCGGGGGTGCACAAGCCCATTTTGGCTGCCCTCTACGCCGTGCACAATCAGCCCCAGCTCACCGACGGCGAAACCGGCCTGGGCATTGCTCCGGTGAACCAGGTGGACATGGGTGAGGTCGATACCTTCGCAGCCCAGGTCCATTACGCGGCCAATACCTTGCGCAGTCTTACCAACGGCCTCATTGAGCAGGGCTGGAGCGGGGCCGACATTTGGGATGTCAGCGTGGGGCGCTACAGCGATCGCTTTCTGCAAGCGGTAGCGAACGGCTTTACGCCAGCAGAGGGCGATCGCGATGCCGCCCAGCTTGAGCCCAGCGATGCCGCCGCCCTGCTCCAGGCTTACCTCGAAGACATCAGCACCGGCTACAGCGGGGCGCAGCTGCCCCAGAATGTGAGCCAGCTCGACTCGGCCCTGCTGGCCTTTGCTGAACGGGTGCCGCCCAACTATGGACGGCTCGACTTTCAGCGGCAGGCCATGGTTGAGGCGGTGCGGCTGTGGCGACAGCTCAACACGGCGGCGGCGGTGTACGACGTGTTGAACGTGCCGGTAGTTGGCCAGGTGCCCGATGAAGCGGCTTTGGACAATGCGCTGGTGGCCTTTATGCAGTCGGTGGGCCGCTACTACGCGGGCTATCCCAACCAGCGCGAGGCACTGATTCGCCTGGTGCAGCTGTGGCGGGCGATGGATGCGCGGGAAGAGGCGATCGCCTGGCTGCTCACCAACGATCCCTTTGCCCATGAAACGAACCTAGAGACCCTTGACTCAGCGCTGCTCGCCTTTGTGCAAAAAATACCCAGTCTCTACAACGGTCAAGGCGATCTGCGTTTTGCGCTAACCGACGGCTATCGCCGCTGGTTTAACCTCGACTCACGTACCACCGCTATTCAGCAGCTGGGAGTCAATCCCGATGACCTGGCGCAAAACACCGACAACCCAGCGGCCCTGGTCACGACCGCCCGCACCCTCGATCGCGCCCTGCTCGACTTTGCGGCCAATATCCCCACCACCTACACCCCCACCGAAGACCAGCGGGAGGCGTTAATTCGTCTAGTACAGCTGTGGCGGCGGCTAGAGGGGCGGATTCCCGCGATTCAGTCGCTGTTTGAGGATCTGCGGCGGCTGGAGCGCGCCGCCCCCTCGTCACCCGAGGCCATGCCCGCCCCGGTGCCTGCCCCGCCGCCACCGCGCCCTGCTCAGTGGACGCCCAACAATATTCAGCTGGACGCCAGCATTGTGCCTAACGGCAACTTTACCTGGTCGGAAGCCACCCGTGGCGGTGTCCGCATGCCTTCTAACCAGGCCACGGTAGAGGCCATCGTGCGTATCGCCGTTCTGGCCCAGCAGGCCCGCGATCGCATTGGCCGCCCCTTCTTAATTACCAGCTGGTATCGCCCCGCTGAGATCGACAGTCGGGTAGGTGGTGCCTCCGACAGTCGCCACATCGTGGGCGACGCCATCGACTTCTATTGCATGGGGCTCACGGGCAACCAGATCTATTGGGCGCTGGATCCTTGGTGGCCAGGGGGGCTGGGGCGTTACAGCCAGTTCCCGGCGCTGGTGCATTTGGATGCGCGCGGGTCTAAGGTGCGGTGGACGCGTTAG
- the dxr gene encoding 1-deoxy-D-xylulose-5-phosphate reductoisomerase, whose product MKAITLLGSTGSIGTQTLDILEHHPDQFRLVGIAAGNNVELLAQQVRQFKPEIVAICNPDKLGELRDALAGLDPMPQLLAGDDGIVEVARYGDAEAVVTGIVGCAGLLPTLAAIEAGKDIALANKETLIAGGPAVLPLVEKHGVKLLPADSEHSAIFQCLQGVPKDGLRRILLTASGGAFRDWPVEKLAQVTVADALKHPNWSMGRKITVDSATLMNKGLEVIEAHYLFGMDYDRIDIVIHPQSIIHSLIELQDTSVLAQLGWPDMRLPLLYALSWPDRIYTDWEPLDLVKAGDLTFREPDHAKYPCMDLAYAAGRAGGTMTAVLNAANEQAVALFLDEKIHFLEIPKVIEGVCDRHRSHNVTQPVLADILAADQWARAEATSVSESLTSATVVSMG is encoded by the coding sequence GTGAAAGCCATCACCCTGCTTGGATCAACTGGGTCTATCGGTACCCAGACCCTCGATATTTTGGAGCACCACCCCGACCAGTTCCGCCTAGTGGGTATTGCCGCAGGGAACAATGTGGAGCTGCTGGCCCAACAGGTGCGCCAGTTTAAGCCCGAGATCGTCGCCATCTGCAATCCCGACAAGCTGGGTGAACTGCGCGACGCCCTAGCTGGTCTCGATCCTATGCCTCAGCTGCTTGCGGGCGATGACGGCATTGTGGAAGTGGCCCGCTACGGTGACGCGGAGGCTGTAGTGACTGGCATTGTTGGCTGTGCCGGGCTGCTGCCGACCCTGGCGGCGATCGAGGCGGGCAAAGACATCGCCCTGGCCAACAAAGAAACCCTGATTGCCGGTGGCCCCGCTGTGTTGCCCCTGGTGGAAAAGCATGGCGTCAAGCTGTTACCCGCCGACTCCGAGCACTCTGCGATTTTCCAATGCCTTCAGGGGGTGCCCAAGGATGGCCTGCGGCGGATCTTGCTCACGGCTTCTGGTGGTGCCTTTCGCGACTGGCCAGTGGAGAAGCTGGCCCAGGTGACGGTGGCCGATGCCCTCAAGCACCCCAACTGGTCGATGGGCCGCAAGATCACGGTGGATTCTGCCACGCTGATGAACAAGGGTTTAGAGGTGATCGAGGCCCACTATTTGTTCGGTATGGACTACGATCGCATCGACATCGTCATCCATCCCCAAAGCATTATTCACTCGCTGATTGAGCTGCAAGATACGTCGGTGCTGGCTCAGCTGGGCTGGCCCGATATGCGTCTGCCGCTGCTCTATGCCCTCTCCTGGCCCGATCGCATCTACACCGACTGGGAACCGCTTGATCTAGTCAAAGCGGGCGACCTCACCTTCCGTGAGCCTGACCACGCCAAATACCCCTGTATGGATTTGGCCTACGCCGCTGGGCGCGCGGGCGGGACGATGACCGCTGTGCTCAACGCCGCCAACGAGCAGGCGGTGGCGCTATTTTTAGACGAGAAGATTCACTTCTTAGAAATTCCCAAGGTGATCGAGGGGGTGTGCGATCGCCACCGTTCTCACAATGTGACTCAGCCGGTGCTGGCCGACATTCTCGCCGCCGACCAGTGGGCCAGGGCCGAGGCCACCAGCGTCAGCGAGTCGTTGACCTCAGCCACTGTCGTTTCGATGGGATAG
- the purU gene encoding formyltetrahydrofolate deformylase produces MSSPTAILLFSCPDQKGLVAKIANFIYANGGNILHADQHRDPEAGLFLSRLEWELEGFNLPREIIGAAFGAIAQPLGATWQLHFSDAVPRLSIWVSHQDHCLLDLLWRHKAGEFKAEIPLIVSNHPHLKPVADQFGIAFEHLPMTKDTKAEQEQRQLELLKEYNIDLVVLAKYMQVLSSDFLNQYDRVINIHHSFLPAFMGANPYQRAFRRGVKIIGATAHYVTSDLDEGPIIEQDVVRISHRDDVKELIRKGKDVERIVLARAVRLHLQNRTLVYGNRTVVFA; encoded by the coding sequence ATGTCTTCTCCCACCGCTATTTTGCTGTTTTCTTGCCCAGACCAAAAGGGTTTAGTGGCTAAGATTGCTAACTTCATCTACGCCAATGGCGGCAACATTCTCCACGCCGACCAGCACCGCGACCCTGAGGCGGGGTTGTTTTTGTCGCGCCTAGAGTGGGAGCTAGAGGGGTTTAATCTGCCGAGGGAAATCATTGGGGCAGCGTTTGGGGCGATCGCCCAACCCCTCGGCGCTACTTGGCAGCTCCACTTCTCCGACGCCGTGCCCCGTCTGTCGATTTGGGTCAGCCACCAAGATCACTGCCTGCTCGACCTGCTCTGGCGACACAAAGCTGGCGAGTTCAAGGCCGAAATTCCGCTGATCGTCAGCAATCATCCCCACCTCAAACCCGTCGCCGACCAGTTTGGCATTGCCTTTGAGCACTTGCCCATGACCAAAGACACCAAGGCTGAGCAAGAACAGCGCCAGCTAGAACTGCTCAAGGAATACAACATTGACCTAGTGGTGCTGGCCAAATACATGCAGGTGCTCAGCTCCGATTTCCTCAACCAGTACGATCGCGTCATCAACATTCACCACTCGTTTTTGCCCGCCTTTATGGGAGCCAACCCTTACCAACGCGCCTTTCGGCGGGGGGTGAAAATCATCGGAGCCACTGCCCACTACGTCACCTCCGACCTCGACGAAGGCCCGATCATCGAGCAAGATGTGGTGCGCATCAGCCACCGCGACGATGTGAAGGAGCTAATTCGCAAGGGCAAAGATGTGGAGCGCATTGTGCTGGCCCGCGCCGTGCGGCTGCACCTGCAAAACCGCACTCTGGTCTACGGCAACCGCACTGTAGTGTTTGCTTAA